gatatgcactgcctttagtaaaggggttcttctgtgatgatggccccaaagcccaatatgatgacaagccctaacaactgtctttcttggggggggaaagaacctccaggtgaggccaggtcaataacaatcatctaggcaggtgtccaatgtttctttggtctaatgaggctaagcagtttccacagttacacatagtggtggggcatcaagtttagtctgttattcagcctcagacacagggagtctgggtctgaatctggattgctgggtcttccaacaacattgtaacccaaagcatacatttagattagttcagaggttcttcaaggacactaaaaccatgatattggaatcacccgctcatagtccagtcctcaatcctactgagagtctgtggttaatgtctatgctcagcatccatgctatttggaccagctagaacactttgcagtgaagaaatgggccaaaatccctagtggggcatgtgccaacctaggtagcaacttatcagagcctgttgtcagtttcgGTTCATGAATGGCGCCATATTggctattaatgatcagggggataataattttgtccttgtcatttttgcccttttttgtttaaactcatcgtaacaatagaaaaatccaaattcaactcattgaacattatctccatcagtgtatttatttccagaataacagaaacagttaataatggtcattcttactgagaaatcaagacaaatgtctaatttcaggaggggggctaataatatcgtcctcaactgtacctgTATTTgggaatgcaagtgtgtgtggttCAGACTTAGTAAAGGGTATTCAAGTAACTGTAAGTGTTAAAGTGCTTGCATCTTTTAGTGTAAAATCAGTGTTTGGCATTGGCACCGGACAAAAACAGCCAGAGGCGGGAAAAACTTTGCTGTTGTTGGCAAGCATTTAAATATCACAAGCCATTTTTTTCAATTCTGTGAtatgacattttcacattatttgcACTAAGTGTTTCAAGGTTGGCAGGTCTGTGGGATTTTCATAGATGTGACGTCAAAATTTAAACATGGCCGGAAAgggaaaaataaatgaaacacaACAGTTGTCTCAGACAACAACGACCACTTGCATGGACTCATTCATTGACATACATTGATACTGTAATTTTAACTGTATcttcgaatctgtgagtagtttaagtagcagctcattaataatagagagagagagagagagagagagagagagagagagagagagagagagagagagagagagagagagagagagagagagagagagagtgagagtgtgtgtgcgcgtgacagAGCAAAAAGaggtaatgtcaagccctggttaaaaataaataaataaaaatgtgtgtgcatgtgtgggtgtgcacttTACAAAATGTGTATACAGTGTATGTACCTGTATTTGTAGTCGTATTCCTCGTAGCGGTCGTAGCCTCTGTCGTAACCTCGATCGTATCCCCTGTCGTAGCTTCGGTCATAGTCCCTTCTcctgccaccacctccaccaccaccaccaccaccgctgctgctaccgccgccaccaccaccacctccgcctccCCCGTTACTGatggccacaacacacacacacacacgcgcacgcacgcacgcacgcacgcacgcacgcacgcacgcacgcacacacacacacacacacacacacacacctcagtgttTTTGTAGCCCTGCAACTATACCTAATCAAGTATGTTAGGGTTGGGACATTAATAACAAAAAACATTGAACAAACAACCGTAACGAGTCAACAGCGAGTATCATCCTCCAAATCATTATCTAAAATAGTGGCGTCTCTCCATTGTCTTTCAAGCCCATATTTCACTAGTGAGGTGTCGCTACTGCCCTTAAGACACAGCCCAAACTAGTGAGGTATTACCTTCAAGGCACTGTCTGAACCAGTGGCATACAAGTGTGTCGTCCTGCCTTTAAGGCACAGTCTTTAACTAGTGACGTGTCTCCATTGTGGACGATGTCTTCTCTTCCCCACGAGGCAGTCTGTCTCTCAGCCACACAATAAGacagcaggcagacatgcagtggGGTGGGGAGCGGCTATATTGGTCTGGGcaacactcatcatcatcattatcacccagtgagcaggtggaacatcttctgattggctgagcaggtatcctttattccccggtagcaggacacctatgatgtcatgcgggcgtctaagttgcttcttttctaactttctggcgaagtgccgttactagttctatcgcatctggttgtctagtcaagaccgcatcattagttctatcgcatctggttgtctagtcaagaccccgttactaattctatcgcatctggttgtcaagtcaaaaacccagtcgtcaattctatcgcatttggttgtcaagtcaccccaacattctgcgcgcgtccttacatgcctccaatAGAGGCGCGTCTTACTAGATTAGGAAGTgctgcccatagcaacgtaccaagcgcagtggtgaatctactttctcacgaagccttagatcaacatattattaataaattaatacttactgtaaatgctggtaaccgggtgataagcggaatagtggccttcgaggtgtcccgatatcaagggaaaatggacttggcgaagcgaacagctcTTCGGCTGCACCGTCGGACTGTTTAGAACGCTcagcctcgtccattatttcccttgatatcgggacacctcgtcggccgctattccatacttgtCGGACACTCCAGGCAAGACTATGCACTAGGTGGGCCGTGTATGCACGTCTACATAGTCCCTGTATGTTAAATTGTCGCTGGTACATTCAGGCATCCATAAGACCTGACAAAGTTAACCCATACAGGTACAGAATGGGGTACATTTCCCAATCAATACCCTGTAGGTGTCATGTAGTTACTAAGGAAATGAAGACTCAAGGCTTTCATTAGCAGATTTGCCACCAttttgaaagcatagttgttagccagttagcaacttgggtagtggcCAATGGGAtagtgcattgcaaacaacaaagtagctaatgttatcagcaactatggtttcaagaaatgcaactCTGGTTTGCTACTGAACCGCCACGGCATAAATGTGCAGGTCAATCGTTGCCCTCCTGTCTTTTTCTGTGGACTCTGACTGCGAACCAGTGCAGAACAACTTTAAGGGCTTTTtgtttaacttcaagagcaccagtATATCGGAGTATACCATccaacaaagaagagcgctcagcatctctcccttCTAGCAACTTTAAGGAGGGGTTCTCCCATTTAACACCCTGATTGCAAACGTGAAGTGTCCCCGCCAagatattgggagggaaagtggaaaacagcgatcctagcggttacgttccaaacaccagggtgatcctattgaaactcccatagacaagttttaaaaaaaaatcccacaaagatatgacttggaactataacaccataTAACCTataacatttttcagcgtacacaatagcatgaactactacctgtgaaaatctcaagtcattttttgcccttttaagaaaaatagaaattgtgccaatctggtcggaaacggactacagctcccagcatgctgtgcttcgcgcctcgttgacaacacagagaaacaaatgaacgcgaacgaacgcaagttcttcgcatatcttcacattcttgtaatcctatgagttccacattgtcttcttattacacatatatacacgcgatccttttggtatggttttaaattctctagtagatatgatggcttctgtggtgacgagtaaccacctctctggctcatgtttggctatgctaatttggctatgctaattacatggagtaaataagccacacatgccagtcagtgtagttctgtattagctttttaaagaatattaaaatcagctcagatcagtgaaaaaccgaacattttaccacctggttcgataaaacgggccaacatgcccataatatgactgccactacttctacttcgtcgtcagggccgagatgtaatttttcaaagaaaaaaaacattcatttgttgcagggggttggaatgttgccagcagggggcgatgagattactttccctccctattgaATGAAAAATTGCGTCACAAGGAAAGCATGAGAGGACAGGGATTGACTTGCACACTAAATGAGTGTCGATCTGCTAGATTCCCATTCTTTGATGATTCGTGGGTGGTGGGGCTACTCACTACGTGGGTCGTCCCATGTAGATgccgggggtgggggtgtgtggcctCTTGGTGATGGAGTAGTCCACTCGGATACGCCGTCCGTCCAGCTCCATCCCATTGGCTCTCTCCATAGCCTACCACAACACAACCAATCACTCATTAGTCTTGTGAAATTAATTCATACTCGACATACTTTATGCACAGCATGGTGTGTAGGTaggtaggtggtgtgtgtgtgtgtggatataatGGAATGCGTGTACATTTGTTCACCGCGCAGTCCACTAGCCGTTTTCAGGCCAAACATAAATGTGTCAagccacatccacacacatcacTGCTAGTTACGTGCtcagcgagagaaaaagagaatctTTATGTGCTTCTGGTGTGTCCTATATACCAGCACTGGGAACCACAGTGTTCATAcagcattgttcattttaccaccTGTGAGACTGATGAACCTAACCTGCTGATGTTTACGTCGTCACAGTTCATCATAAAAACAGATCGGATCGGCGACCAACCTTTATGGTTTCTGAATGCATTCAGCATCCACACAGTTCTGTCAGATTTAAAACGCTGTGTGTACACAAGACCAAGCACCCCCTCAccctaagaacatggttaagtgatgaacctggctaagttaacctacataaAGCTGTGAACCTGATAATTGTTAACCCGCAGGCGTCGTTCAGGTAAGAAAAGGAGCACTCCAGGCACTTCTGTTAGccgatttaccactacctcaaggttaacttaacccgGCTTACTACAGAGTACTTCCGCACTCGCTTACCTCTTTGGCGTCCTCGATGCGCTCGAAGTAGACAAATGAGAACCCTCGTGAGCGGCCGGTGCGCTGGTCGTAGACCACGTTGACGCCGGCCAGGGGCCCGTAGCGTGAGAACACCTCCCTCAGGTCGCGCTCCGTGGTGTACAGGCTCAGGCCAAACACGCCCAGGCACGTGTTGGGGTCCGGGTTCGCCTGCAGGAGGGTAACACACAGGATACCATACCGATACACTCGCACAAGTGCCACACACTCAGAGCATTTCTCAAAATCTAGTGCGCACGCTTCCAAGTGTagcagcctaattagtcacgcccattgATTGGacagtctttggtgaactctacggagtatccaatcactgagtgactaataaagagtatccaatcactgggcgtgactaattaggctgaatacacttggaagtgcgcgcactaggttttgagaaatgccctaacacacacacacacacacacacacacacacacacacacacacacacacacacacacacacacacacacacacacacacacacacacacacacacacacacacacacacacctcatgcacTCTGGCACTCTCACTTCTAActgccacacaaaaacacaatccGCCTAAAAGGTCCTACATGCGATAAACTAGTTGATTTCAGCTCTCAACTCAAAGTTGCCTTCAATCCAGCTACACGTCTCATCTTCTTGCTCAATGGAAATACAAAGGTGCTAATTAAGTGTAACAAACCATAGCCTCTCCAATATATCAATGTTAAGTCTAGTTGTTCAACCAACGACCCTCTTCGCAACTTGGGAAGTCTGTCTGGTTCTGTCCTGAACTGTGCTGATATGCCCTCTTGTGGTGACTGTGGGAAGTGCAGGCTGTGGGATGACACTAGCGACACCTGAGGTCTGCTGGCCACACATGCGCTCAATTCAGCTCTCCAGGGTGCTTAGCTCAGTCAACCAGCAGCTCAAATGGATAACGAGCCCCTGGCGACCTGTTATTTCACCAAGACAtcacatacagggccgctgacagctttggccggggccaggacagtcatctgaaggGCCCACTTGCAATACAGTGTAAAGAttacccaaatctgggcccccgctctccctgggccccgagCCCTTTGTCCCTCACCCTAtcgctttccacacacacacacttgcaacagGTAAGGATAGACTAGAGCCATAACACCTTGACTGACACTCTCCTCAGCCTAAGAAGTGTATTCAAATCAACACCTGCAATTAGACCTGCAATTTAGAacaagcatacacatgcacacacaaaatagtGACATGCACGGACCATGACCAGGCCATTGACCTTCAGTAGTACCtgtttaaaaggacactgtgtgagatttttagttgtttatttccagaattcatgctgcccattcactaatgttacctttttcatgaatacttaccaccaccaccaaattctaagtattcattatgactggaaaaattgcacttttcatacatgaaaagggggatcttctccatggtccgccattttgaatttccaaaaatagccatttttatctgcaaaaattactgtatttCGACcacactaggaaatatttgtttattacttagtaaacgttcatgtaaagatcaaatttggcaataggcaacccagtttcaatgagcagcatagttgcagtaccttttttgaccatttcctgcacagtgtccctttaaaggacgaCACACCCTCATTCGGTTCAAATATTAACTCACCTTATAAATGAAACTAAAATGAATTTACAAAACTATATTATTGTATCTTGCCTGCGTTTCCttgagtgattcagtgattctCAAGTAGAGCTTTCTGCACAAGCAGCCGAGATCTCTATGCCCCACCATCACTGGCTGTCACATCATCATCTTATGTATAAATATGATCAAGTAGTAGAAAAGCTAGCATTAATATTGAGCAGTCTAAAATATGACATGACATTATGAAATATGACAAATATGACATGTCAAAACCTGAAAACTCCTTTGTGGAGATGCAAAAacaacccatccatccatccatccatccatccatccaacccctAGCTTTCTCTTCCCCGCTTCCCCAAtacatccttccatccctccatgcTAATATCAACCCCCTGACTGCCAGAGTATTTCTGCTGGCTTCCGAATTAAAACATCCTTGAGCATTTCATCAACATCCTAAAACAGTGAATGACGAGTACAAAGTGCATTTGGCCTAAGACATCATCCATCTAAAACGTACCCATATGCTTATTGACTTTAAATGCACAAGAAGAATATAAAAACTTTTGTTACACCTATAATAAGCATCGTTAGCATAGAAAACATTTACATGTGATATTACAATACAACACCAATGTGAAGCAAATACAGGCTAAACAATTCCCCACTACATTATTTACTTTGAAAAACACTGCCACCCCAAGGCCTGGAAGATGAATGTTTAAAAAATGGAACTGACTTTGTCTGGTCTTCCTTGACCCTGGGAGCCCTGCAAGACAGAAGACGGATTCAGACATCAAAAGACCAAAACACCAGCACAACACAACCCAACGCTGCCCACCGTCTTACCCAGTTCCCAATATACTTAGAATTTATGCATACATACCGTACCCACCCAACAGCAGCAATAACGGCTACCTCAGCGGTTTAACACTGCACTGCCTACATTCTGCTAACTGTTAAGTGCTAGTGTACTAGTACTTGAATTACCAGGCCCTTCTGATGCtaagtatatatacacacacacacaacagtgctaATCATcatacacgcagcacacacacacacacaatctcacacgaACGCTCACTACACCCAGGTTTGCTGCAGAACACTGCAGTGCATCAAGTGCAGCATGTCAGAGTGTGCCTGTGtggcggtgtgcgtgtgtgtgtgtgcaagggattACTGTActgcagtttaaatgtggtcaccCATGCAATGACGGCGACCACGCTCACGTACAGTACGTGGGGATAAACCTAAATGTATGGCAATGGAATGCTCTCAGTAGGGGTGGTCAGGCACACAGAGAACCATGCCGATGCCCGGTCCCGCTGTTCACGCTGCAAGTCTGAGGAATCGGAACGTTTTCGATGTGAACTTATACATTGACTTTTCTCTGCAAACagtgacgacaacgtggacgtcCGCAGGTTCATCTGGGTCATAAACGGTCACATACAGGAAAGTGAGGAGCCCAGTATGAACAAGAGTGGTTCGCAAGTATGCATTTTTGTTCCGAACATGACTGGTGCGGGAACGGGTACCAGCACTGTGGTGGTCTGGACAGTAAGTGTGCattctctgtgcatgtgttttttaggggcttttcgTGTCTTATTTGACCGGatagtttgagatggtgacaggaagcgagtaggagagagagatggggaaggatcagcaaaggacccgggccggaatcgaacccgggttgacggtgtagcaggcgagtgccctaccgaacCACGGTAGGGCCTGTGCATGCGTTTTAATAGTACGAGTATGAGGTATAGCTCTTAATTAAtttcaatcccccccccccccatcaccagccaaaatggcttgtagatattgatcttactagccaaacacacactcactaatgggtcagagtggctagtaagttggtcttttctaccagccatactgaaatttcaccagcatttggccagttggctgttaGTTTAGAACCCTGCCTACAGGGGCCGGCCTGTACTACAAagttggttcaggataagttaaggtaaaGTTAAAAGGGTTATCATCTCACAGAAGAGCCTGGAGacttcattttcttaagaaagacTCTTGTATTAgaagatttacctcttaacttaaccataACATATCCCGAACCAGCTTtgcagtataggccccaggtcttTACTAGCCAGACTACATGGctgacggttgtgtgtgtgtgtgtgcagaagagtgtatttgtgagtgtgtgtgtatttttgtattcgtgtgtgtgcaggagtccTCACCCGGCTGCTGCCGTGCCTGCGTCGGTTGGACATGGGCGAGGTGCTCATGCTCTTACGGTTGCGGCTGCGGTACTCGGGGGAGTAGGAGCGGGAGCGAGACTTCTTGTGGTGCGAGTGGGAGCGCGAACGAGAGCGGCTGTACCGGCGGTTAGAGTGCCGGTGGGAGTGAGACCTGCAAGACAGAGAACGGACATTATATTATCGACTCTGAACCGAAGATTCGAAACGAACCAAAGACATCTGGCAAGTTTTCCCTTTTATCCTCTGCAAGCTTTTACAAACATACGAGTGACGCACTCAAAAGACTGAATCTTTTACTTTTTAAATATGCATTTGTTATTAATATTGTTGTTGATGGTGGAGGGAGAATAATATTTTTTTGCAGGTCAGAGAGCTGCTTCTCAGTAATAGCCACACAAACACTCAATACTCAGATGCTGAAAGACTCACAGGTAATCAGATCAGTGACGTGATTGAAATTGGCTGTGGGGAGAGGTGGTCTTTGTGTTTGCAGCATGGGCAACATTTGAATGGAGCGAATGGGCAGACAATAAGCaaacagtcaacagtcaacagcCAACGTTAACTGCTTCAACCTTGCTCTTAACATTTCCTACCGGACGGCAATCTTCCCACCAACACGGTAGCCTGGGAAAAGTGCTTCCGTACTTTCTTGCCAATTAATTATTCGGCCAGTAACAATTTGTTCATATGAACACCACCCGTTGATGCACAATAGTGTCTAACAGAATGTGGGTTGACTTGTTGTGTTATATGCATGCGGTATGATTGGATCATGGATATGTTgcagccaaaaaagtcaaaaaaatagttttttgttttgttttgccagaGGCATTGGGGCAGATGGAATGCAGATATATTTAAAATCTGCCCGCCCCCATTCAAAGGAAGAATCTGTCGGTGCCCGTGTGAACGAACAATAAATCCTCATATCCTCAAGGCACTTTGCTTTGAAGACCAGGCAGCAAGATTGTGCTTAGGCACTTACCTGGACTTGGATCTGGAGCGGGATCTGGACTCAGAGCGCTTTGAGGCGCGCGAGGGGCTGCCCGATCCAGACCGACTTTCAGACTTGATGTTGGCCGGGCTCCCGCGGTCTGACTTGGAAGGGGAGCGCGACTCCTGGAGTCACACAAGGATGTTAAAGCAACTCACAGTCAACATGGCACCAGACAATAAAAAACAAGTCTTTTGTTTTGTTAACATACTTTTGTTACAGTGCATTTGCAAATGCTGTGGAGAAAGGTGTTAGAATCAGTTCTTATCTCTTGTAATCCATACATAAAAAGAAACAGAAATGTAGGTATGTGGCTATGTCCATTTCAATTACTAAAAATGGGCCTTCCACGATGCAATCAGGTATTTACCTGGGTAACCATGGAAAAAGGTGTCATGCAGTTGTGTAGGTAAAGGTAGAGAGGTACAGGTATGTGGAATGCAAACCGCAAATTTACTTAACCTACAAACGGACACATTCACTCCTCCTACTCGCTCTTTCGGGCGCATTCTACAGTTCTTCGGTCTTCGTGTTTTCTGTTTTCGTTTTTCATGCCTTGCTGTCTCTTTTCCATTTTCTTCACCCAATTTTGAAACCTCTGCCATTTTCATCCCGTCTTAATGCATTACGAGCGAAACGCGACCGTGCCTTCTATCTGACATCTGGAGTCCTGTTTTCTCCCCCGCCCCGTTTATGCTCTGCTCTGTACACATTTGCAAAAGCCTTCTGACATTCTTGGATATTCTTCCACATTCTTGGATTTAACTCTTCAATTCCTTCGCGACCAATAACCTTAATGAAAAAAGAACATTCAGTAATATTAAAGATCATGATGTGTGATTGAGCAACGTAAATATGGGCATTGAATCGCCCAAAATAAAACAGTAAATGTATTTACAGTATTTTTTAAACAACATTAAATTATTTTAGATGGTGAGTAAAAAACGTTGAGTCAAGAAATGTTGAAAGTCAGAGGAAAGGCAGTAGAAGAAGACGCAGCAGCTgttaacacagacacagagatagtGCCCTGCTCTAGCTATGCTGGAGACAGGTGATTCAATTTTGTTCCAAAACGCCCTTAATGGCGAACGTGCTACCTACAAGTAGGACAACAGTATTTGAGCATTAGGGCAGCCACCACGACAAATACACAATTCTCATAACGGTTAGGAAATCAGAAAGGTGTTTCATGCCATTTGAAGCTTGATTGGTAAGTGACCACCACAGTACCGCATACGCAGCAATGAGTGTGCAGCCATTGTCCAAAATTAGATGAGGCCAAGCCAAGCCTTGCTTAAAAGCTAGCTTAGTAGCCGCGATGCAAACACTAGTCGTAATCACCGTCTTTTGACTACATATGAAATGTAACAGTTCAACAATACGTGGAGcattaccaccactactactgttAATGCACATTACAGGAATAACATTAGACAAACTCGAGTCTGATTCACATGGTGTTGCCCTGCGTATCGGCTGGTCACCACGCTGTTGTTAGGGAACCTAATAATGATTTTTAGGTTAGCAAAATATTGGATAGCTGCATCCTCTTTTTtcaatatatgtatgtattaaaATCGCAGAAATATGTATGGTTAAAAACGGCCTGAACGTTTTAACGCCATCATTAGCCGAAGAGCAGTGACAAGCTAATAACTACTTAGAAAGGGAAAGAAGGTTAAGAGAAGAGAGATACAAGACAGGCGATATAGCTAT
The Engraulis encrasicolus isolate BLACKSEA-1 chromosome 20, IST_EnEncr_1.0, whole genome shotgun sequence genome window above contains:
- the tra2a gene encoding transformer-2 protein homolog alpha isoform X3: MCPFESRSPSKSDRGSPANIKSESRSGSGSPSRASKRSESRSRSRSKSRSHSHRHSNRRYSRSRSRSHSHHKKSRSRSYSPEYRSRNRKSMSTSPMSNRRRHGSSRGSQGQGRPDKANPDPNTCLGVFGLSLYTTERDLREVFSRYGPLAGVNVVYDQRTGRSRGFSFVYFERIEDAKEAMERANGMELDGRRIRVDYSITKRPHTPTPGIYMGRPTYNGGGGGGGGGGGSSSGGGGGGGGGGRRRDYDRSYDRGYDRGYDRGYDRYEEYDYKYSRRRSPSPYYSRYRSRSRSRSYSPRRY
- the tra2a gene encoding transformer-2 protein homolog alpha isoform X1 → MSDNEDGNFEGRESRSPSKSDRGSPANIKSESRSGSGSPSRASKRSESRSRSRSKSRSHSHRHSNRRYSRSRSRSHSHHKKSRSRSYSPEYRSRNRKSMSTSPMSNRRRHGSSRGSQGQGRPDKANPDPNTCLGVFGLSLYTTERDLREVFSRYGPLAGVNVVYDQRTGRSRGFSFVYFERIEDAKEAMERANGMELDGRRIRVDYSITKRPHTPTPGIYMGRPTYNGGGGGGGGGGGSSSGGGGGGGGGGRRRDYDRSYDRGYDRGYDRGYDRYEEYDYKYSRRRSPSPYYSRYRSRSRSRSYSPRRY
- the tra2a gene encoding transformer-2 protein homolog alpha isoform X2 produces the protein MTPFSMVTQESRSPSKSDRGSPANIKSESRSGSGSPSRASKRSESRSRSRSKSRSHSHRHSNRRYSRSRSRSHSHHKKSRSRSYSPEYRSRNRKSMSTSPMSNRRRHGSSRGSQGQGRPDKANPDPNTCLGVFGLSLYTTERDLREVFSRYGPLAGVNVVYDQRTGRSRGFSFVYFERIEDAKEAMERANGMELDGRRIRVDYSITKRPHTPTPGIYMGRPTYNGGGGGGGGGGGSSSGGGGGGGGGGRRRDYDRSYDRGYDRGYDRGYDRYEEYDYKYSRRRSPSPYYSRYRSRSRSRSYSPRRY